One Curtobacterium sp. MCLR17_007 DNA window includes the following coding sequences:
- the pgl gene encoding 6-phosphogluconolactonase yields the protein MTNERRVLVHPDKQALGASVAARFITKIIDVLDEQERADIAISGGSVSTLVLAAIGQSQARESVDWSKVHVWWVDERWAPEGDADRNVTGTQADFFDHVGIPASNIHPMAASDAGISIDEAAARYERELQDAAPDSAVAPKFDITLLGVGPDGHTASLFPEFAQLSITDRTVVPVDDSPKPPPQRLTLTYPAINASQRVWVILSGAEKASVLGLALAGASVDEVPVGGVQGRKRTVFFVDQDAARDVPENLIASTY from the coding sequence GTGACCAACGAACGGCGGGTGCTGGTGCACCCGGACAAGCAGGCCCTCGGCGCGTCCGTCGCCGCACGCTTCATCACGAAGATCATCGACGTGCTGGACGAGCAGGAGCGCGCGGACATCGCCATCAGCGGTGGTTCGGTGTCGACCCTCGTGCTCGCCGCCATCGGCCAGTCGCAGGCGCGTGAGAGCGTCGACTGGTCGAAGGTGCACGTCTGGTGGGTCGACGAGCGCTGGGCGCCCGAAGGGGATGCCGACCGCAACGTCACCGGCACGCAGGCCGACTTCTTCGACCACGTCGGCATCCCGGCGTCGAACATCCACCCGATGGCCGCGTCCGACGCCGGCATCTCCATCGACGAGGCCGCGGCGCGGTACGAGCGCGAGCTGCAGGACGCGGCGCCCGACTCGGCCGTCGCGCCGAAGTTCGACATCACGCTCCTCGGCGTCGGCCCGGACGGCCACACCGCGTCGCTCTTCCCGGAGTTCGCGCAGCTGTCGATCACCGACCGCACGGTCGTGCCGGTCGACGACTCCCCCAAGCCCCCGCCGCAGCGCCTGACCCTGACCTACCCGGCGATCAACGCGTCGCAGCGCGTGTGGGTCATCCTGTCCGGCGCCGAGAAGGCCTCGGTCCTCGGCCTGGCACTCGCTGGTGCCTCCGTCGACGAGGTCCCCGTCGGCGGCGTGCAGGGTCGCAAGCGCACCGTGTTCTTCGTGGACCAGGACGCCGCCCGCGACGTCCCCGAGAACCTGATCGCGTCGACGTACTGA
- a CDS encoding glucose-6-phosphate isomerase has product MTVSIAASGDAARAIEQVVPRLVTDLVASGITAQDPDLWGPSAETEAASRLGWVEAVAVSRPLVARIVELREQLLADGVDHVVLAGMGGSSLAPEVITRTAGVPLTVLDSTDPAQVTAALTDRLERTVLVVSSKSGSTLETDSQRRAYEQAFRDAGIDPAQRIVVVTDPGSPLEASATDAGYRVFTADPTVGGRYSALTAFGLVPAGLAGADIAELLDEADAISALLAVDIDENPGLVLGAVLAGTSPLRDKIGIVPDGTHIIGFADWAEQLIAESTGKSGTGLLPVVLDVDAPELTADLPDLQVIRLVGSRDDERHVAEGEVEITGTLGGQFLVWEYAVAVAGRLLGIDPFDQPDVEAAKVATRALLDGDGTPVPSAAPSFQDRGVTVTATGLETGGGLDQAMSSLLSGVGADGYVAIQAYVDRNVNRELAVLRDVVAEHVGRPVTFGWGPRFLHSTGQYHKGGPATGVYLQILADDAGDLPIPGRPFTFGQLIRAQAAGDASVLAQHGRPVLTLSSGDLPALTDVVTAALQGPTPTS; this is encoded by the coding sequence GTGACTGTCTCCATCGCCGCCAGCGGTGACGCGGCGCGGGCCATCGAACAGGTGGTCCCGCGCCTCGTCACCGACCTGGTGGCGTCGGGCATCACCGCCCAGGACCCCGACCTCTGGGGCCCCTCGGCGGAGACCGAGGCCGCATCGCGCCTCGGCTGGGTCGAGGCAGTGGCGGTCTCGCGGCCGCTCGTGGCCCGCATCGTCGAGCTGCGGGAGCAGCTGCTGGCCGACGGGGTCGACCACGTCGTCCTCGCCGGCATGGGTGGCTCGTCCCTCGCCCCCGAGGTCATCACCCGGACCGCGGGTGTCCCCCTGACGGTGCTCGACTCGACCGACCCCGCCCAGGTCACCGCGGCGCTGACCGACCGCCTCGAGCGCACCGTGCTCGTCGTGTCGTCCAAGTCGGGCTCCACGCTCGAGACCGACTCGCAGCGCCGGGCCTACGAGCAGGCGTTCCGCGACGCCGGCATCGACCCCGCCCAGCGGATCGTCGTGGTCACGGACCCGGGCTCCCCGCTCGAGGCATCCGCGACCGACGCCGGCTACCGCGTCTTCACCGCCGACCCCACGGTCGGCGGGCGGTACTCCGCACTGACCGCCTTCGGGCTGGTGCCCGCGGGACTGGCGGGTGCGGACATCGCCGAACTGCTCGACGAGGCGGACGCGATCTCGGCGTTGCTCGCGGTCGACATCGACGAGAACCCCGGGCTCGTGCTCGGAGCGGTCCTCGCCGGGACGTCGCCGCTGCGGGACAAGATCGGCATCGTCCCGGACGGCACCCACATCATCGGGTTCGCCGACTGGGCCGAGCAGCTGATCGCCGAGTCCACGGGCAAGTCCGGGACGGGCCTGCTCCCCGTCGTGCTCGACGTGGACGCCCCCGAGCTCACCGCGGACCTGCCCGACCTGCAGGTCATCCGGCTGGTCGGCTCCCGCGACGACGAACGCCACGTCGCCGAGGGCGAGGTCGAGATCACCGGCACGCTCGGCGGCCAGTTCCTGGTGTGGGAGTACGCCGTGGCCGTCGCCGGGCGACTGCTCGGCATCGACCCCTTCGACCAGCCCGACGTCGAGGCGGCCAAGGTCGCCACCCGTGCGCTGCTCGACGGCGACGGCACGCCCGTCCCGTCGGCCGCGCCGTCCTTCCAGGACCGCGGCGTGACCGTGACCGCGACCGGTCTCGAGACCGGCGGCGGCCTCGACCAGGCCATGTCGAGCCTCCTGTCAGGCGTGGGTGCCGACGGCTACGTCGCCATCCAGGCCTACGTCGACCGCAACGTGAACCGCGAACTCGCGGTGCTGCGCGACGTCGTCGCCGAGCACGTCGGCCGACCAGTCACCTTCGGGTGGGGTCCGCGCTTCCTGCACTCCACCGGCCAGTACCACAAGGGCGGACCCGCGACGGGGGTGTACCTGCAGATCCTCGCCGACGATGCGGGCGACCTGCCGATCCCCGGTCGGCCCTTCACGTTCGGCCAGCTCATCCGGGCCCAGGCTGCCGGGGACGCCAGCGTCCTCGCCCAGCACGGTCGTCCGGTGCTGACGCTGTCGTCCGGGGACCTCCCGGCACTGACGGACGTCGTCACCGCGGCGCTGCAGGGGCCCACACCCACTTCCTGA
- the rapZ gene encoding RNase adapter RapZ, whose translation MTDTDASPQHDVLIVTGMSGAGRSTVGKALEDLDWYVVDNLPTQMLGPLTDLADRAGEKIPKLAAVVDVRGGRYFTDPEHAVERLRAATSARVRVLFLEATDQVLVRRFEQVRRPHPLQGEDTLLDGIARERTRLLGLREASDVIIDTSDLNIHQLANTVTEKFAEDRFTGVQVTLMSFGFKYGLPADADMVADVRFIPNPYWVPELRPHTGLDAPVSEYVLAQAGSRTFVDRYAAVLEPVLDGYQRENKRHATIAIGCTGGKHRSVAIVAELASLLRGMPNVAVRVKNRDLGRE comes from the coding sequence ATGACCGACACCGATGCGAGTCCGCAGCACGACGTCCTGATCGTGACCGGGATGTCCGGCGCCGGGCGCTCAACGGTGGGCAAGGCGCTCGAGGACCTCGACTGGTACGTGGTCGACAACCTGCCGACGCAGATGCTCGGCCCGCTCACCGACCTGGCCGACCGCGCCGGCGAGAAGATCCCGAAGCTCGCCGCCGTGGTCGACGTCCGCGGGGGCCGCTACTTCACCGATCCCGAACACGCCGTCGAACGACTCCGGGCGGCGACCTCGGCCCGCGTCCGGGTGCTCTTCCTCGAGGCGACCGACCAGGTCCTCGTCCGGCGCTTCGAGCAGGTCCGGCGACCGCACCCGCTCCAGGGCGAGGACACGCTGCTCGACGGCATCGCCCGTGAGCGCACGCGGCTGCTCGGGCTGCGCGAGGCGTCCGACGTGATCATCGACACGTCCGACCTCAACATCCACCAGCTCGCCAACACCGTGACCGAGAAGTTCGCCGAGGACCGCTTCACCGGCGTCCAGGTCACGCTGATGAGCTTCGGGTTCAAGTACGGACTGCCCGCCGACGCCGACATGGTGGCCGACGTGCGGTTCATCCCGAACCCGTACTGGGTGCCGGAACTCCGTCCGCACACCGGTCTGGACGCACCCGTGTCCGAGTACGTCCTCGCGCAGGCGGGGTCCCGCACGTTCGTCGACCGCTACGCCGCCGTGCTCGAGCCGGTCCTCGACGGGTACCAGCGCGAGAACAAAAGACACGCTACGATCGCCATCGGCTGTACCGGCGGCAAGCACCGCTCGGTCGCCATCGTCGCCGAGTTGGCGAGCCTCCTCCGTGGGATGCCCAACGTCGCCGTGCGTGTGAAGAACCGAGATCTCGGCCGGGAGTGA
- the whiA gene encoding DNA-binding protein WhiA, whose product MPLTAEVKDELARVAVGRNTVRAAELATILRFAGGLHVISGRIAVEVEVDTRIIVHRVRKDLAELYGVRSEASVGSTASSRRGTRYLVRVLEAGETLARQTGLMDARRRPVRGLPNRLTTGNREDLAAIWRGAFLAAGTLTDPGRAAALEVTCPGNEAAMALVGAASRLGIAAKGREVRGVHRVVIRDGEAIGQMLTAMGAARTTADWEEMRQRREVRATANRLVNFDDANLRRSAQAAVAACARVERALEILGDEVPDHLRYAGSLRLAHRDASLDELGQHADPPMTKDAIAGRIRRLLAMADKRAVELDVPGTEASVPEELEGA is encoded by the coding sequence GTGCCGTTGACTGCCGAGGTCAAGGACGAACTGGCCAGGGTCGCCGTGGGCCGCAACACGGTCCGTGCCGCCGAACTCGCGACGATCCTCCGGTTCGCGGGTGGCCTGCACGTCATCTCCGGCAGGATCGCCGTCGAGGTCGAGGTCGACACGCGGATCATCGTCCACCGCGTCCGCAAGGACCTGGCCGAGCTGTACGGCGTCCGGAGCGAGGCCTCGGTCGGCTCCACGGCATCGTCCCGTCGCGGGACCCGCTACCTGGTCCGCGTGCTCGAGGCGGGGGAGACCCTCGCACGGCAGACCGGTCTGATGGACGCCCGCCGTCGTCCGGTGCGTGGTCTGCCGAACCGTCTGACCACGGGCAACCGCGAGGACCTCGCCGCGATCTGGCGAGGTGCCTTCCTGGCCGCCGGCACCCTCACGGACCCCGGCCGGGCCGCCGCACTCGAGGTGACCTGCCCCGGCAACGAGGCGGCGATGGCACTCGTGGGAGCCGCTTCGCGCCTCGGCATCGCCGCGAAGGGCCGCGAGGTCCGCGGTGTGCACCGCGTCGTCATCCGCGACGGCGAGGCGATCGGACAGATGCTCACCGCGATGGGCGCGGCCCGCACCACCGCGGACTGGGAGGAGATGCGTCAGCGCCGCGAGGTCCGCGCCACGGCGAACCGGCTCGTGAACTTCGACGACGCCAACCTCCGGCGTTCCGCCCAGGCGGCCGTCGCCGCCTGCGCACGGGTCGAGCGCGCACTCGAGATCCTCGGCGACGAGGTCCCCGACCACCTGCGGTACGCCGGGTCGCTCCGGTTGGCCCACCGTGACGCGTCCCTCGACGAGCTCGGCCAGCACGCCGACCCGCCCATGACCAAGGACGCGATCGCCGGTCGGATCCGCCGTCTGCTCGCGATGGCCGACAAGCGCGCCGTCGAGCTCGACGTCCCCGGTACCGAGGCGAGCGTCCCCGAGGAGCTCGAAGGCGCCTGA
- a CDS encoding RNA polymerase-binding protein RbpA produces MASGGSAIRGSRVGAGPMGEQDRGVQAERVAISYWDALGNEVVRYFAANLPDDEIPETVDSPSTGLPAGRDKENPPQVTKTEPYKTHLAYVKERRTEEEAAQLLEDALQQLRQRRGTAK; encoded by the coding sequence ATGGCATCAGGAGGCAGTGCAATCCGGGGGTCGCGCGTCGGCGCAGGCCCGATGGGGGAGCAGGACCGCGGGGTCCAGGCCGAGCGCGTCGCGATCTCGTACTGGGACGCGTTGGGGAACGAGGTCGTCCGCTACTTCGCGGCGAACCTCCCCGACGACGAGATCCCGGAGACGGTCGACTCGCCGTCCACCGGGCTCCCGGCTGGCCGCGACAAGGAGAACCCGCCGCAGGTCACGAAGACCGAGCCGTACAAGACCCACCTGGCGTACGTCAAGGAGCGCCGCACCGAGGAAGAAGCAGCACAGCTCCTCGAAGACGCGTTGCAGCAGCTCCGGCAGCGTCGCGGTACCGCGAAGTAG
- the secG gene encoding preprotein translocase subunit SecG codes for MAILSVVLQVLLAITSLLLTLLILLHKGRGGGLSDMFGGGVTSNLGASGVAERNLNRITVILGLLWIVSIIVLGLINKFTAGS; via the coding sequence GTGGCGATACTCTCCGTCGTGCTGCAGGTCCTGCTCGCAATCACGAGCCTCCTGCTCACGCTCCTCATCCTCCTGCACAAGGGCCGCGGTGGCGGCCTCTCCGACATGTTCGGTGGCGGTGTGACGAGCAACCTCGGGGCGTCCGGCGTGGCCGAGCGCAACCTGAACCGCATCACGGTGATCCTCGGTCTGCTCTGGATCGTGAGCATCATCGTGCTCGGTCTCATCAACAAGTTCACAGCGGGGAGCTGA
- a CDS encoding phosphoglycerate kinase has translation MSLRTLGSPGHWGDLGDLAGKRVVVRCDLNVPLKDGVITDDGRVRASLGTLNTLITAGARVIVISHLGRPDGSPTPEYSLAPVGQRLAELLGKPVEFVDETVGDLAGAAADELQDGDVLLLENLRFNPEETSKDAAERQAFAERIAAMADAFVSDGFGVVHRKQASVYELASVLPSAAGGLIETELRVLERLTATPERPYTVVLGGSKVSDKLGVIDHLLPQVDTLCIGGGMLFTFLAAQGHGVAKSLLEQDQLDVVREYLSRADELGVTIDLPTDVVVASGFAADADHETVAADAIESSSFGADGIGLDIGPETAERFARAVSGSKTVFWNGPMGVFEFPAFAAGTKTVAQALTEVDGLGVVGGGDSAAAVRSLGFSDDQFGHISTGGGASLEFLEGKSLPGLEALGWTR, from the coding sequence ATGAGCCTCCGAACCCTGGGGAGCCCCGGTCACTGGGGCGACCTCGGTGACCTCGCCGGCAAGCGCGTCGTCGTCCGGTGTGACCTCAACGTCCCGCTCAAGGACGGGGTCATCACGGACGACGGGCGCGTGCGCGCGTCCCTCGGCACGCTGAACACGCTCATCACGGCCGGCGCTCGCGTCATCGTGATCTCGCACCTCGGTCGCCCGGACGGCTCGCCGACACCGGAGTACTCGCTGGCGCCGGTGGGGCAGCGTCTGGCCGAGCTGCTCGGCAAGCCGGTCGAGTTCGTCGACGAGACCGTCGGTGACCTGGCCGGTGCGGCAGCCGACGAGCTCCAGGACGGTGACGTCCTGCTGCTCGAGAACCTCCGCTTCAACCCGGAGGAGACCTCGAAGGACGCAGCCGAGCGCCAGGCCTTCGCGGAGCGCATCGCCGCCATGGCCGACGCCTTCGTGTCCGACGGGTTCGGTGTCGTGCACCGCAAGCAGGCCTCGGTCTACGAGCTCGCGTCGGTGCTGCCCTCGGCTGCGGGTGGGCTCATCGAGACCGAACTGCGCGTGCTCGAGCGCCTCACCGCGACCCCCGAGCGCCCCTACACGGTGGTGCTCGGCGGATCGAAGGTCAGCGACAAGCTCGGTGTGATCGACCACCTGCTCCCGCAGGTCGACACGCTCTGCATCGGCGGCGGCATGCTCTTCACCTTCCTGGCGGCTCAGGGCCACGGCGTCGCCAAGTCCCTGCTCGAACAGGACCAGCTCGACGTCGTCCGCGAGTACCTGTCGCGCGCGGACGAGCTCGGCGTGACGATCGACCTGCCGACCGACGTCGTCGTGGCATCCGGCTTCGCAGCGGACGCCGATCACGAGACGGTGGCCGCTGACGCGATCGAGTCGTCGTCGTTCGGTGCCGACGGCATCGGCCTCGACATCGGTCCGGAGACGGCCGAGCGGTTCGCCCGCGCGGTGTCCGGGTCGAAGACCGTGTTCTGGAACGGCCCGATGGGCGTGTTCGAGTTCCCGGCCTTCGCCGCGGGGACGAAGACCGTCGCGCAGGCCCTGACCGAGGTCGACGGCCTCGGGGTCGTCGGCGGTGGTGACTCCGCCGCGGCCGTGCGGTCGCTCGGGTTCTCCGACGACCAGTTCGGCCACATCTCGACCGGCGGCGGTGCGAGCCTCGAGTTCCTCGAGGGCAAGTCGCTGCCCGGTCTCGAAGCACTCGGATGGACCCGATGA
- a CDS encoding glucose-6-phosphate dehydrogenase assembly protein OpcA: MKIDLPNTTVSKIQKTLVHIREEGGAVALGRVLTLIISTALGHEEEAIAAANEASREHPMRVIIVSKNDGDIASPGRLDAQIRVGSDAGASEVIVLRAYGETATNEESLVTGLLLPDAPVIAWWPGIAPLKPAESSLGRIAQRRITDAATQKDPSAAITALAESYVPGDTDFAWTRLTLWRNQLAAALDQPPYEPITGVEVSGASDSPSTILLAAWLQLQLQVPVSVVTSPRATGSSGIHGVSLVRESGTIELERSLVDVATLSMPGQPVHDLSLPRRNLRDCLAEELRRLDPDVLFGDVVKHGVAQLREHIAD, encoded by the coding sequence ATGAAGATCGACCTGCCGAACACCACGGTCTCGAAGATCCAGAAGACCCTCGTCCACATCCGCGAAGAGGGTGGCGCCGTCGCACTCGGTCGCGTCCTGACGCTGATCATCTCCACGGCCCTGGGCCACGAGGAAGAGGCGATCGCGGCCGCGAACGAGGCATCACGCGAGCACCCGATGCGCGTCATCATCGTGTCGAAGAACGACGGCGACATCGCCTCGCCCGGTCGGCTCGACGCGCAGATCCGCGTCGGCAGCGACGCGGGTGCGAGTGAGGTCATCGTCCTGCGCGCGTACGGCGAGACGGCAACGAACGAGGAGAGCCTGGTCACCGGCCTGCTGCTCCCCGACGCGCCGGTCATCGCCTGGTGGCCCGGGATCGCGCCGCTGAAGCCGGCCGAGTCGTCGCTCGGCCGCATCGCCCAGCGGCGCATCACCGACGCGGCCACACAGAAGGACCCGAGCGCGGCGATCACCGCACTGGCCGAGTCGTACGTGCCGGGTGACACCGACTTCGCGTGGACCCGGCTGACGCTCTGGCGCAACCAGCTCGCCGCGGCGCTCGACCAGCCGCCGTACGAGCCGATCACCGGTGTCGAGGTGTCGGGGGCGAGCGACAGCCCGTCCACGATCCTCCTCGCCGCGTGGCTCCAGCTGCAGCTCCAGGTCCCGGTGTCGGTCGTGACCTCCCCGCGTGCCACGGGCTCGAGCGGCATCCACGGCGTCTCGCTCGTCCGTGAGTCCGGCACCATCGAGCTCGAGCGCTCCCTGGTCGACGTGGCGACGCTGTCGATGCCGGGTCAGCCGGTGCACGACCTGTCGCTGCCGCGCCGGAACCTGCGCGACTGTCTCGCAGAGGAACTCCGTAGACTCGACCCGGACGTCCTCTTCGGAGACGTCGTCAAGCACGGGGTGGCCCAGCTCCGCGAGCACATCGCGGACTGA
- the gap gene encoding type I glyceraldehyde-3-phosphate dehydrogenase, translating to MTVKIGINGFGRIGRNFFRAALAKGSDLEIVAVNDLTDNAALANLLKFDSITGRLGVSVELDGDNIVVDGKPIKVLAERDPANLPWGDLGVDIVIESTGFFTKAADAQKHIDAGAKKVIISAPATGDDVTIVLGVNEDQYDPANHNIISNASCTTNSLAPLAKVFHDKFGIERGLMTTVHAYTADQNLQDGPHKDPRRARAAALNIVPTSTGAAKAIGLVMPELAGKLDGFALRVPVPTGSITDLTLETKSEVTVDEINAAYKEAAEGPMKGILLYSEDPLVSTDITTDPHSSIYDSGLTKVIGGLVKITSWYDNEWGYSNRLVDLTEYVGERL from the coding sequence TTGACCGTCAAGATCGGCATCAACGGCTTCGGCCGCATCGGCCGTAATTTCTTCCGGGCCGCTCTGGCCAAGGGCAGCGACCTCGAGATCGTCGCTGTGAACGACCTCACGGACAACGCCGCTCTGGCGAACCTGCTCAAGTTCGACTCGATCACCGGTCGCCTCGGCGTCTCCGTCGAGCTCGACGGCGACAACATCGTGGTCGACGGCAAGCCGATCAAGGTCCTCGCGGAGCGCGATCCCGCCAACCTCCCCTGGGGCGACCTGGGTGTCGACATCGTCATCGAGTCGACCGGGTTCTTCACCAAGGCCGCCGACGCGCAGAAGCACATCGACGCGGGCGCCAAGAAGGTCATCATCTCCGCCCCGGCCACCGGTGACGACGTCACCATCGTGCTCGGTGTGAACGAGGACCAGTACGACCCGGCAAACCACAACATCATCTCGAACGCGTCGTGCACCACGAACAGCCTCGCGCCGCTCGCCAAGGTGTTCCACGACAAGTTCGGCATCGAGCGCGGGCTCATGACGACGGTGCACGCGTACACCGCCGACCAGAACCTGCAGGACGGCCCGCACAAGGACCCCCGTCGTGCCCGCGCGGCCGCACTCAACATCGTCCCGACCTCGACCGGTGCCGCCAAGGCCATCGGTCTCGTCATGCCGGAGCTCGCCGGCAAGCTCGACGGCTTCGCGCTCCGCGTCCCGGTCCCGACCGGTTCGATCACCGACCTCACCCTCGAGACCAAGTCCGAGGTCACGGTCGACGAGATCAACGCCGCCTACAAGGAAGCAGCCGAGGGCCCGATGAAGGGCATCCTGCTCTACAGCGAGGACCCGCTGGTGTCGACCGACATCACCACGGACCCGCACTCCTCGATCTACGACTCCGGCCTGACCAAGGTCATCGGCGGCCTCGTCAAGATCACCTCGTGGTACGACAACGAGTGGGGCTACTCGAACCGCCTCGTCGACCTGACCGAGTACGTCGGCGAGCGTCTGTAA
- the zwf gene encoding glucose-6-phosphate dehydrogenase: MSPVAITPEHNPLRLPTDRRLNRIAGPSTLIIFGVTGDLSRKKLMPAVYDLANRGLLPPGFALVGFARRDWEDQDFSQLVHDAVKEHSRTPFDEDVWRQLEQGIRFVQGSFDDPEAFVQLKETVDALDAERGTLGNHAFYLSIPPKMFPVVTEQLKLSGLTEKAEGSWSRVVVEKPFGSDLRTARELNAIVESVFAPDDVFRIDHYLGKETVQNLLTLRFANQMYEPIWNSNYVDHVQITMAEDIGVAGRAAYYDGIGAARDVIQNHLLQLLALTAMEEPVSFKAGHLRAEKEKVLSAVELPSDLSTATARGQYDGGWQGGEKVLGFLEEAGMNPESTTETFAAIKLNIATRRWQGVPFYLRAGKRLGRRVTEIAIVFKRVPEDVFGIPQSPLGQNALVIRVQPDEGVTLRFGSKVPGVGTQVRDVTMDFGYGHAFTEASPEAYERLILDVLLGDPPLFPRHQEVELSWKILDPIEEFWRTQGQPEQYRPGTWGPASADDLLTRDGRTWRRP, translated from the coding sequence ATGTCACCGGTGGCGATCACCCCGGAGCACAACCCGCTCCGGTTGCCCACGGACCGTCGACTGAACCGGATCGCGGGTCCGAGCACCCTCATCATCTTCGGCGTGACGGGCGACCTGTCCCGCAAGAAGCTGATGCCCGCGGTCTACGACCTCGCGAACCGGGGGCTCCTGCCGCCCGGGTTCGCGTTGGTCGGGTTCGCTCGGCGTGACTGGGAGGACCAGGACTTCTCCCAGCTCGTCCACGACGCGGTCAAGGAGCACTCGCGGACACCCTTCGACGAGGACGTCTGGCGGCAGCTCGAACAGGGCATCCGCTTCGTCCAGGGGTCGTTCGACGACCCCGAGGCGTTCGTCCAGCTCAAGGAGACCGTCGACGCGCTCGACGCCGAGCGGGGAACGCTCGGCAACCACGCCTTCTACCTGTCCATCCCGCCCAAGATGTTCCCGGTCGTCACCGAGCAGCTCAAGCTGTCCGGCCTGACCGAGAAGGCCGAGGGGTCGTGGAGTCGTGTCGTCGTGGAGAAGCCCTTCGGGTCCGACCTGCGCACCGCACGCGAGCTGAACGCCATCGTCGAGAGCGTCTTCGCGCCCGACGACGTGTTCCGCATCGACCACTACCTCGGCAAGGAGACGGTCCAGAACCTCCTGACGCTGCGGTTCGCGAACCAGATGTACGAACCGATCTGGAACTCGAACTACGTGGACCACGTGCAGATCACGATGGCCGAGGACATCGGCGTCGCCGGACGCGCTGCGTACTACGACGGCATCGGTGCGGCGCGCGACGTCATCCAGAACCACCTGCTGCAGCTCCTCGCGCTCACCGCGATGGAGGAGCCCGTCTCGTTCAAGGCCGGACACCTCCGTGCCGAGAAGGAGAAGGTGCTCTCCGCCGTGGAGCTGCCGTCCGACCTCAGCACGGCGACCGCCCGCGGGCAGTACGACGGCGGCTGGCAGGGCGGCGAGAAGGTCCTCGGGTTCCTCGAGGAAGCGGGCATGAACCCCGAGTCCACGACCGAGACCTTCGCGGCGATCAAGTTGAACATCGCCACGCGGCGTTGGCAGGGTGTGCCGTTCTACCTGCGTGCCGGCAAGCGCCTCGGCCGCCGTGTCACGGAGATCGCGATCGTCTTCAAGCGCGTCCCCGAGGACGTCTTCGGCATCCCGCAGTCGCCGCTCGGCCAGAACGCGCTGGTCATCCGCGTGCAGCCGGACGAGGGCGTCACGCTCCGCTTCGGCTCGAAGGTCCCCGGCGTCGGCACCCAGGTGCGCGACGTGACGATGGACTTCGGCTACGGCCACGCGTTCACCGAGGCATCCCCCGAGGCGTACGAGCGACTCATCCTCGACGTACTTCTCGGCGACCCACCGCTGTTCCCGCGCCACCAAGAGGTGGAGCTCTCCTGGAAGATCCTCGACCCCATCGAGGAGTTCTGGCGCACGCAGGGCCAGCCCGAGCAGTACCGTCCCGGCACGTGGGGTCCGGCCTCGGCCGACGACCTGCTGACCCGCGACGGCCGGACCTGGAGGCGTCCATGA
- the tpiA gene encoding triose-phosphate isomerase, protein MNRVPLIAGNWKMNLDHLQAIATVQKLAWTLKDARHDFDDVEVAVFPPFTDLRSVQTLISADKLPIRFGAQDLSQHDSGAYTGDVSGAFLAALDAAYVIVGHSERRTMHGESDQVVAAKTAAAVKHGVVPVVCVGETGEQREERGAGVVAVEQLQVVLDAVQPSEIVVAYEPVWAIGSGQAASADQAQDECAAIRRGIAAAWGEDLAAATRVLYGGSVKSGNIAGFLREPDVDGALVGGASLDVQEFAAIARFRQHVGL, encoded by the coding sequence ATGAATCGCGTTCCGCTCATCGCCGGCAATTGGAAGATGAATCTCGATCACCTCCAGGCGATCGCGACCGTGCAGAAGCTCGCGTGGACGCTGAAGGACGCACGCCACGACTTCGACGACGTCGAGGTCGCGGTGTTCCCGCCCTTCACCGACCTGCGCAGCGTGCAGACGCTCATCTCGGCCGACAAGCTCCCGATCCGCTTCGGCGCCCAGGACCTGTCCCAGCACGACTCGGGTGCGTACACCGGTGACGTCTCTGGTGCGTTCCTCGCGGCACTCGACGCCGCGTACGTGATCGTCGGACACTCCGAGCGCCGCACGATGCACGGGGAGAGCGACCAGGTCGTGGCCGCCAAGACGGCCGCCGCCGTCAAGCACGGCGTCGTCCCGGTGGTGTGCGTGGGCGAGACCGGCGAGCAGCGTGAAGAACGCGGCGCCGGTGTCGTTGCCGTCGAGCAGCTGCAGGTCGTCCTCGACGCCGTGCAGCCGTCCGAGATCGTCGTCGCGTACGAGCCCGTCTGGGCCATCGGTTCCGGCCAGGCAGCGTCGGCCGACCAGGCGCAGGACGAGTGCGCCGCCATCCGCCGGGGAATCGCCGCCGCGTGGGGCGAGGACCTCGCCGCCGCGACGCGCGTGCTGTACGGCGGCTCCGTCAAGTCGGGCAACATCGCGGGCTTCCTCCGCGAGCCCGACGTCGACGGCGCGCTCGTCGGTGGCGCGTCCCTCGACGTGCAGGAGTTCGCGGCGATCGCGCGCTTCCGGCAGCACGTCGGACTCTGA